The genomic window GGCGGAACTTGGGGAATTCCGCGTCGAGCAGCCGGGTGGTGGTGCGCCGCCCCGCGTTGACGATGCCGAGCAGGCCGTCCGAACCGGCACCGGTGCCCAGCGACAGCTGCACGGGCGCGTCCGAGGGGCCGAGCGTCTTGGCGGCTTCGGAGAGCGTGCGGGCCGGGATCAGCACCGCGGTCTCGATGTCGGTGCGGGCGGGCTGCCACTCGATGTGGCGCACGGCCAGGCGGAAACGGTCGGTGGCCGCGAGAACGACCTGGGGACCTTCGATCTCGACGCGAATGCCGGTGAGCATCGGCAGGGTGTCGTCGCGGCCCGCCGCCACGGCGACCTGACCGACGGCCTCGGAGAAGACGTCCACACTCAATTCACCGGTCTGCTGCGGCACCTCGGGCAGCTGTGGATAGTCCTCGACCGGCATGGTCGGCAGCGAGAACTTGGCGCTGCCGCAGGAGATCAGCACGCGCGTGCCGTCGACGGAGACGTCCACCGGCTTGTTGGACAGCGCCTTGGTGATGTCGGCGAGCAGGCGGCCCGAGACCAGAACCTCGCCCGGACCGGCGACCTCGGCCGCGACGCGCATCTGCGCGGAGACCTCGTAGTCGAATCCCGAGACGGTCAGCCCGTCCTCGCTCGCCACCAGCAGCACGCCACCGAGGACCGGCACCGGAGGCCGGGACGGCAGGCTGCGCGCGACCCAGGCGACGGACTCCGCGAAATCCTCTCGGGCGACCCGAAACTTCATGCTCGCAAGCTCCATCGCCCGATCTGTCCTCTCCCGGTTCCGTGATCCGTGTGTGGCGTCCGTCCGAGCACTGTTGGCTCGACAGCATGTTGGCTCGACAACGTGTGGTTCTCGTCAGGGGGTGCTGGATCGGCCGCGCCAGCAGTCTGGCACAGGCGACCGACATAAAACGTACCCGTGTGTGGCCCGGGTACCTAGTCCGACCCTCGATTCGCGCTCGCGTGTCCGAAACGGGTGTCCGTATATCCGAGAGCGCCCATCCCCTCTTCTCCTTGCCTGTGTAGACGCGTGGCTCCCGACCGGACACTCCCCGACCGACTTTCCACACACCCTGTTTTGAAGAGAGATCTATAAGAAGAAGAACTGAAGTAGTAGTAGGCACTGTGGAATCTGTGGACTGAGCCCGTTTTCGCTGGTCCGGGGGTGTGGTGCCGTGGGGATGGCCGTCGGGTGACTCGAGGATGAACCGGAGGCGTCTGTGGAGGTTCGAAAACTGTCCCCCGTTCATCCTCGAGCCGTCCTCGAGTTGTTCCACCGGATTCACCCGGTTGTTCACACATGTGCACCGAACGGTGGACAGCTCGAGGAATCCTCGAGGACTCCACACGGACTCCTCGAGGATTCCACAGGCGCCGGACCGAGACGTGGCTGGTCAGACCCTGTGGGCAGAGATCAATGGGGATGATGTTGATATCCGGCTGTGAGCGACTCCGCCACGAGCCTGTGCACGAATCGGTGGACAAACCAGGGGATTCCTCGAGGACTCCACAAGGAATCCTCGAGGAATCCACAACGCACAAAAAAGCACCGCCCCTGGTCAGGGGCGGTGCGGGGTTGTGGAGGGCGCTCAGCGCGAGCGCTGTTTGATCCGGGCTGTGAGTTCTTGCACCTGGTCGTAGACGCGGCGGCGCTCGGTCATCTCCTTGCGCACTTTCTTCTCCGCGTACATGACCGTGGTGTGGTCGCGTCCGAAGGCCTGACCGATCTTGGGCAGCGATAGGTCGGTGAGTTCGCGGCACAGGTACATGGCGATCTGCCTGGCCTGCGCCAGCGGCCGCGCCTTGCCGGGGCCGGTCAGTTCCTCCAGCGTGGTGTTGAAGTACTCCGCGGTCACGGCCATGATCGTCGCCGCGTT from Nocardia bhagyanarayanae includes these protein-coding regions:
- the dnaN gene encoding DNA polymerase III subunit beta, producing MELASMKFRVAREDFAESVAWVARSLPSRPPVPVLGGVLLVASEDGLTVSGFDYEVSAQMRVAAEVAGPGEVLVSGRLLADITKALSNKPVDVSVDGTRVLISCGSAKFSLPTMPVEDYPQLPEVPQQTGELSVDVFSEAVGQVAVAAGRDDTLPMLTGIRVEIEGPQVVLAATDRFRLAVRHIEWQPARTDIETAVLIPARTLSEAAKTLGPSDAPVQLSLGTGAGSDGLLGIVNAGRRTTTRLLDAEFPKFRQLLPKEHTSIATLEVAALTEAIKRVALVAERGAQVRLEFSSEGLLLSAGGDDAGRAEEWLPADFRGEALTIAFNPGYLVDGLSALHADRVTFGFTTPSRPAVLLPASEEEPEVLDSGAFAALASSYIYLLMPVRLPG